One part of the Chthonomonadales bacterium genome encodes these proteins:
- a CDS encoding GntR family transcriptional regulator, producing the protein MTSTNSRTKHREVERSLRSQIQAGVWRAGERIPAEHELARRFGVAYMTVRQAVGSLVTDRLLQRVPGKGTFVLPHGPNGDGSRAVPAAALLVPALWQRLDPLYLPDVLDGYETGMERLGQPAAVIDRVELVDGETCVACLVADREDSAIVERLKDLGCRVVALNRYQGRRAVPSIVVDNAGGTVLAVEHLAALGHSRIGFLTGWPDNVDGIERQRGFTSAMRARGLSPDMEAGAGFREERGYQGASELLARPERPTALVAASDLAAIGAIKAARDRGLAVPDDLSVVGFGDFSVAAYWPCGLTTIYQPRRELGEEAARAVVAFSRGEAVRDVTLPTRLIERGTTGPPR; encoded by the coding sequence ATGACATCGACGAACAGCCGAACGAAGCACCGCGAGGTGGAGCGAAGCCTGCGCAGCCAGATCCAGGCCGGCGTGTGGCGGGCGGGCGAGCGCATCCCTGCCGAGCACGAGCTCGCGCGCCGCTTCGGAGTCGCCTACATGACGGTGCGCCAGGCGGTCGGCAGCCTGGTGACCGACCGCCTGCTGCAGCGCGTGCCCGGCAAGGGCACCTTCGTTCTGCCGCACGGCCCCAACGGCGACGGCTCGCGCGCTGTCCCGGCCGCGGCTCTGCTCGTGCCGGCGCTCTGGCAGCGGCTGGATCCCCTCTACCTGCCCGACGTTCTTGACGGCTACGAGACCGGCATGGAGCGCCTGGGACAGCCCGCCGCGGTGATCGACCGCGTCGAGCTCGTCGACGGCGAGACCTGCGTCGCCTGCCTGGTGGCCGACCGCGAGGACTCGGCGATCGTCGAGCGCCTGAAGGACCTCGGCTGCCGTGTGGTGGCGCTCAACCGCTATCAGGGCAGGCGCGCCGTGCCCTCGATCGTCGTGGACAACGCGGGCGGCACCGTCCTGGCCGTGGAGCATCTGGCGGCGCTGGGGCACTCGCGCATCGGGTTCCTCACGGGCTGGCCCGACAACGTGGACGGCATCGAGCGGCAGCGCGGCTTCACCTCCGCGATGCGCGCGCGCGGCCTCTCCCCCGACATGGAGGCGGGCGCCGGCTTTCGGGAGGAGCGGGGCTACCAGGGCGCCTCGGAGCTGCTCGCCCGGCCCGAGCGCCCCACCGCGCTCGTGGCGGCCAGCGACCTGGCGGCCATCGGAGCCATCAAGGCAGCGCGCGATCGCGGCCTTGCCGTGCCGGACGATCTGAGCGTGGTGGGCTTTGGCGATTTCTCGGTGGCGGCCTACTGGCCGTGCGGCCTCACCACCATCTACCAGCCGCGACGCGAGCTGGGCGAGGAGGCGGCCCGGGCGGTGGTTGCCTTCTCGCGCGGCGAGGCCGTGCGCGACGTGACGCTGCCGACGCGGCTCATCGAGCGGGGAACGACCGGGCCGCCGCGCTGA
- a CDS encoding DUF1559 domain-containing protein produces MRTHRSSEHVSGFTLIELLVVIAIIAILAAILFPVFAQAREKARQTSCLSNMKQIALAMRMYSQDNDETASLARYAPYFWDGAVWPETHTWRMAVQPYIKNKGLTRCPSNAYYNAGVEVEEPVFRSYAMNSAALYGDKYAEASITEPAEIIQVAECRYQYPDLYPQIESPFSSFLYSSEPEPTPDSPLGVMQTHTGQSNYAFFDGHAKSIRPVATLNSHTPWTMWYCTGWASEGDAEYNRQGLVGQLLAHAEYR; encoded by the coding sequence ATGCGAACCCACCGGTCGTCAGAGCACGTGTCGGGATTCACGCTCATCGAGCTGCTAGTCGTCATCGCGATCATCGCGATCCTTGCAGCGATCCTGTTCCCGGTCTTTGCCCAGGCCCGCGAGAAGGCACGTCAGACCTCCTGCCTCTCGAACATGAAGCAGATCGCCCTGGCGATGCGCATGTACAGCCAGGACAACGATGAGACCGCGTCGCTCGCGCGCTACGCCCCCTACTTCTGGGACGGGGCCGTGTGGCCCGAGACGCACACCTGGCGGATGGCGGTGCAGCCCTATATCAAGAATAAGGGCCTCACCCGCTGCCCGTCCAACGCCTACTACAACGCCGGCGTGGAGGTCGAAGAGCCCGTCTTTCGCTCGTACGCCATGAACTCCGCCGCACTCTACGGCGACAAGTACGCCGAGGCCTCCATCACCGAGCCCGCCGAGATCATCCAGGTCGCGGAGTGCCGCTACCAGTACCCCGACCTCTATCCGCAGATCGAGAGCCCGTTCTCGTCCTTCCTCTACTCCTCCGAGCCCGAGCCGACGCCGGACTCCCCTCTGGGAGTCATGCAGACGCACACCGGCCAGAGCAACTACGCGTTCTTCGATGGGCACGCCAAGTCCATTCGCCCGGTCGCCACGCTGAACTCGCACACCCCCTGGACGATGTGGTATTGCACCGGGTGGGCGAGCGAGGGCGACGCCGAGTACAACCGGCAGGGCCTGGTCGGGCAACTCCTGGCGCACGCCGAGTACCGCTGA